One Thermus antranikianii DSM 12462 DNA segment encodes these proteins:
- a CDS encoding site-2 protease family protein, whose product MIALLQRDPLAFLLTFAILVFSLVLHELGHAYAAYLFGDATAKRQGRLTLNPLRHLDPLGTALLLLVGFGWAKPVPIYPPAFRHYRLGLFGVSIAGIVVNLVLAVLFALLVRGLFALDPVGVVMTLRGEGQTGLGLLALAAFFASSINLVLAVFNLLPIPPLDGSKILQSLLPLSWQPLLWRLEQYAWLSFLLILTVLRGPIQEVLRLARRMFFGFFFG is encoded by the coding sequence ATGATCGCCCTTTTGCAGCGGGATCCCCTGGCCTTTCTTTTAACCTTTGCCATCTTGGTGTTCAGCCTGGTCCTTCACGAGCTGGGCCACGCCTACGCGGCCTACCTCTTCGGGGACGCCACCGCCAAGCGCCAAGGGAGGCTTACCCTTAACCCCTTACGGCACCTGGATCCCCTGGGAACGGCGCTTCTCCTCCTGGTGGGCTTCGGCTGGGCCAAACCCGTGCCCATCTACCCCCCGGCCTTCCGCCACTACCGCCTGGGGCTTTTCGGGGTTTCCATTGCCGGGATCGTCGTCAACCTGGTTTTGGCCGTGCTCTTTGCCCTCCTGGTTCGGGGGCTATTTGCCCTGGATCCCGTGGGAGTGGTGATGACCCTGCGGGGGGAGGGGCAGACTGGGCTTGGCCTGCTGGCCCTGGCGGCCTTTTTCGCCAGTTCCATTAACCTGGTCCTGGCGGTCTTTAACCTCCTGCCCATCCCCCCCTTGGATGGTTCCAAGATCCTGCAGAGCCTTCTTCCCCTTTCCTGGCAACCCCTTTTGTGGCGGTTGGAGCAGTACGCCTGGCTTTCCTTTCTTCTGATCCTTACCGTGTTGCGGGGGCCTATCCAGGAGGTGTTGCGCTTGGCCCGGCGGATGTTCTTTGGCTTTTTCTTCGGCTAG
- a CDS encoding membrane protein has translation MGLFPYLNDPPVFLVAFAFAVFGLVVHNLFQAYLADRYGETAPRRYGFLSLDLRAHLEPLGLVLLVLLGFGWPRFVPTNLPGRKGAMVALMGPLGFFVAAFLYGLLARFLPYPFGEGLLLAQRLMLLHAAIYLFPVPPLDGAKALYAVGGYEARRFLEQLAAYGPLGFILIFLVLSYTGVTGAVVQGLAGFLATLYRVIGL, from the coding sequence ATGGGTCTTTTTCCGTACCTCAATGACCCCCCGGTCTTCCTGGTGGCCTTCGCCTTTGCTGTTTTTGGCCTGGTGGTCCACAACCTGTTCCAAGCCTACCTGGCGGACCGGTATGGGGAGACGGCCCCCCGGCGTTACGGTTTTCTTTCCCTGGACCTCCGGGCCCACCTGGAGCCCTTGGGCCTGGTCCTCTTGGTCCTTCTGGGCTTCGGCTGGCCCCGGTTCGTGCCCACGAACCTTCCCGGGAGGAAGGGGGCCATGGTGGCCCTCATGGGGCCTTTGGGGTTTTTTGTGGCGGCCTTCCTCTATGGCCTTCTCGCCCGCTTTCTGCCCTATCCCTTCGGCGAAGGGCTTTTGCTGGCCCAAAGGCTCATGCTCCTTCACGCCGCCATCTACCTTTTCCCCGTGCCTCCCTTGGATGGGGCCAAGGCCCTCTATGCCGTGGGCGGGTATGAGGCCCGGCGCTTTCTGGAGCAGCTTGCGGCCTACGGACCCCTGGGTTTCATCCTGATCTTTCTGGTTCTCTCCTATACCGGGGTTACCGGGGCGGTGGTCCAAGGGCTTGCGGGTTTCTTGGCCACGTTATACCGGGTCATCGGGCTATGA
- a CDS encoding CBS domain-containing protein, which translates to MRVVVAHENLDFDALGSMVLAGRLFPGSVLALIGGLEGPLKEIAPLLEDRLDLVPAAEIPVEKVTEVVLVDNARPERIGPFKALVGRVPFLVFDHHPRAPGDVPAVGGRVAQVGATVSLLVPLIRERGLTLTPLEATLAYAGIWEDTGGFSFPSTTPQDLEAAYFLAQQGAEIPRVREWVRPQLGEEAREVLKSLIRTAKVVERQGFRLLLARAQEEGYVPALAPLAHALLDLHEAHGVLLVLRLAREVLLIARSRERLDVGRWLSQVGGGGHPRAAFARVRGVRNAVRRLLESLPRYLEPEPTLAEVMTSPVETLRPTTVREALRVLEERGYGAMPVVEPLEGGRVRVLGLARRRDLRKAERLGLAEHPVEGFLARALVLPPETPLSEVEPHLKAGGGRVLVGERLGEGVKLLGIFTRTDLYRKRPALEKPLGERILEALPEGARRVVLALREVFPQGIYLVGGAVRDALLDRSGPDLDLVLEPGVRVGEVARFLVERFGGSFGLHYAFGTARVRVSFGLTVDLAESREEVYPYPGALPQVRPAPIAKDLERRDYTVNAMALSLATLELLDPYGGLEDLRNRLLRPLHPLSFVEDPSRIVRGARLAARLAFRFSEEALKALPPALLPEVLKGASKSRLRDELFLTLEEDTFLEALSLLEELGALGPLYGLKLPPRDPFVRLRWEPLEEEGFPPGRARMEARLLLLLYFQENPLEKALALGLPKRLQEALALLLKGSWEEVDKEALGKEPLRSVFLALFPEKEGWLTEKRRVLMGRDLLQLGLKPGPRVGEILRQVAEARARGEVRTFEEELALARRLIGDGSFSVPQ; encoded by the coding sequence GTGCGGGTGGTGGTGGCCCACGAGAACCTGGACTTTGACGCCCTGGGTTCCATGGTCCTGGCGGGAAGGCTCTTTCCGGGAAGCGTTCTGGCCTTGATTGGGGGCCTCGAGGGGCCCTTGAAGGAGATCGCCCCCCTTTTGGAGGATCGTCTGGATCTGGTCCCGGCTGCAGAGATTCCTGTGGAAAAGGTGACCGAGGTGGTCCTGGTGGACAACGCCCGGCCTGAGCGCATCGGTCCCTTTAAGGCCCTAGTGGGGCGGGTGCCCTTTTTGGTCTTCGACCACCACCCCCGGGCACCGGGGGATGTGCCCGCGGTGGGGGGGAGGGTGGCCCAGGTAGGGGCCACGGTGAGCCTCCTGGTTCCCCTGATCCGGGAGCGGGGCCTGACCCTCACGCCCTTGGAGGCCACCTTGGCCTATGCGGGGATCTGGGAGGATACCGGGGGGTTCAGCTTTCCCTCCACCACGCCCCAGGACCTCGAGGCCGCTTACTTTTTAGCCCAGCAAGGGGCGGAGATCCCCCGGGTGCGGGAGTGGGTGCGGCCCCAGTTGGGGGAGGAGGCCCGGGAGGTCCTGAAGAGCCTTATCCGCACCGCCAAGGTGGTGGAACGGCAGGGGTTCCGGCTCCTCCTCGCCCGGGCTCAGGAGGAGGGCTATGTGCCGGCCTTGGCTCCCCTCGCCCATGCTCTTTTGGACCTGCACGAGGCCCATGGGGTGTTGCTGGTGCTTCGGCTTGCCCGGGAGGTCCTCCTCATCGCCCGGAGCCGAGAGCGGTTGGATGTGGGCCGCTGGCTTTCCCAGGTGGGAGGTGGGGGGCACCCCCGGGCAGCCTTTGCCCGGGTGCGGGGGGTACGCAATGCGGTGCGGCGCCTTCTGGAAAGCCTTCCCCGGTACCTGGAGCCCGAGCCCACCCTAGCCGAGGTCATGACCTCGCCCGTGGAAACCCTGCGTCCCACCACCGTGCGGGAAGCCCTGCGGGTTCTAGAGGAGCGGGGGTACGGGGCCATGCCGGTGGTGGAGCCCCTGGAGGGAGGAAGGGTGCGGGTCTTGGGCCTGGCCCGGCGAAGGGACCTCAGGAAGGCGGAAAGGCTCGGCCTGGCGGAGCATCCCGTGGAGGGCTTTTTGGCCCGGGCCCTTGTCCTGCCTCCGGAGACCCCTCTCTCCGAGGTGGAGCCCCACCTGAAGGCGGGAGGGGGGAGGGTTCTGGTGGGGGAGAGGTTGGGGGAGGGTGTTAAGCTTCTTGGGATCTTCACCCGTACCGACCTCTACCGCAAGAGGCCCGCTTTGGAGAAGCCTCTGGGGGAGCGGATCCTGGAGGCCTTGCCGGAAGGGGCCAGGCGAGTGGTCCTGGCCCTTAGGGAGGTGTTTCCGCAAGGGATCTACCTGGTGGGGGGGGCGGTGCGGGATGCCCTTTTGGACCGGTCGGGCCCCGACCTGGACCTGGTTCTGGAACCGGGGGTCAGGGTGGGGGAGGTGGCCCGCTTTTTGGTGGAGCGCTTCGGGGGCAGCTTTGGCCTCCACTATGCCTTCGGCACCGCCCGGGTGCGCGTGAGTTTTGGCCTTACCGTGGACCTGGCGGAAAGCCGGGAGGAGGTCTACCCCTATCCCGGCGCCTTACCCCAGGTGCGTCCGGCCCCTATCGCCAAGGACCTGGAGAGGCGGGATTACACGGTGAACGCCATGGCCCTGTCCTTGGCCACCTTAGAGCTTTTGGATCCCTATGGGGGCCTCGAGGATCTAAGGAACCGCCTCCTCCGTCCCCTTCATCCCCTTTCCTTCGTGGAGGACCCGAGCCGCATCGTCCGGGGGGCGCGCCTGGCCGCCCGGTTGGCCTTCCGTTTTTCCGAGGAGGCCTTAAAGGCCTTGCCCCCAGCCCTCCTTCCCGAGGTGCTCAAGGGTGCCAGCAAGAGCCGCCTGCGCGACGAGCTCTTCTTGACCCTGGAGGAGGACACCTTCCTCGAGGCCCTTTCCCTTTTGGAGGAGCTTGGGGCTTTGGGTCCCCTCTACGGGCTAAAGCTTCCACCCAGGGACCCCTTTGTACGGCTTAGGTGGGAGCCTCTGGAAGAGGAGGGGTTCCCGCCTGGGCGGGCGAGGATGGAAGCCCGCCTTCTCCTTCTCCTCTACTTCCAGGAAAACCCCCTGGAAAAGGCCTTGGCCCTGGGGCTTCCCAAGCGGTTGCAGGAGGCTTTGGCCCTGCTTCTCAAAGGCTCCTGGGAAGAGGTGGACAAGGAGGCTTTGGGGAAGGAGCCCTTGCGCAGTGTTTTTCTGGCCCTATTCCCTGAGAAGGAGGGCTGGCTTACGGAAAAAAGACGGGTCCTCATGGGGCGGGATCTCTTGCAGCTGGGCCTGAAGCCGGGTCCCAGGGTGGGGGAGATCCTGCGCCAGGTGGCTGAGGCGCGGGCCCGGGGGGAGGTAAGGACCTTCGAGGAGGAACTGGCCTTAGCCCGTAGACTGATAGGCGATGGGTCTTTTTCCGTACCTCAATGA